Proteins encoded within one genomic window of Deinococcus metallilatus:
- a CDS encoding FTR1 family protein produces MRRLLPLLLTLASTAGAADLATAAQTVRTALSDAQVELILDPQHAATLTRQAQTTFQRDLAPALREVDPAIARQVAGDLERAVKAAGRDDEANFAAARSLAWTGLLSGAYRALEGAVRANDVVAARRWLPLREYRPANRFTRLNADVTEAVEALARGEIQPQAALLGVRADLLDGYQARLADALTHLGQAQTQGYRIRAAEQAALARGYFEVLAPTYREQRGEAALKTAREAFVALPGSLPRVTTLINGFRAAPLSERERARRASQALRYLNLVLVEYARGVSGAEGHVVVKRDLEITEARTFLSGAAGAFGDLAPLLGDQSGADRARQAFETLAADLDRAARQENVPSAARVQQGVKALSAQLSTLFPAAWQRHDASGDLDVIRSQLDAAVRAAASGDYDLAESGRLDAYATLEGGPEARIAVFAPDLKLRLEDLFWNGEQPKGLARLIRERGDAAAFGQTRAQLDVALDDTAKLLGTDAAPAAVATNAGVIVFREGLEAVLILAALMGSLRRKQVRHLRRPMWAGAALALVASVLTWLLMQGTLGLFARFGEKLSAVVSVIAIGVLLVIMNWFFHNVYWTDRMAAFQQQKHHLMGGRVGGHLAQVLGLVVLGFTSIYREGFETVLFLQSLVLQSGTGVVLTGTGLGLAAVLGVGVLVFALQAKLPMKKLLVWTGGMICAVLFVMVGNTVHTLQLVGWLPVHALPASFPAWAGLWSGLYATWEGVVLQVVAVVAVMGSYFLAEGLKERQLHRRLAASPSR; encoded by the coding sequence ATGAGGCGGCTTCTCCCCCTGCTCCTCACCCTGGCCAGCACGGCGGGCGCCGCTGACCTCGCCACCGCGGCGCAGACGGTGCGCACGGCGCTCTCCGACGCGCAGGTCGAGCTGATCCTCGATCCCCAGCACGCGGCCACGCTCACCCGACAGGCGCAGACCACCTTCCAACGCGACCTCGCGCCAGCGCTGCGCGAGGTGGACCCGGCCATCGCCCGGCAGGTGGCGGGCGATCTGGAGCGGGCGGTGAAGGCGGCGGGGCGGGACGACGAGGCCAACTTCGCTGCCGCCCGGAGTCTGGCCTGGACGGGCCTGCTCTCCGGGGCGTACCGCGCCCTGGAAGGCGCCGTGCGGGCGAACGACGTGGTCGCCGCCCGCCGGTGGCTGCCCCTGCGCGAGTACCGGCCCGCCAACCGCTTCACGCGGCTGAACGCCGACGTGACCGAGGCGGTCGAGGCCCTGGCGCGCGGGGAGATTCAGCCCCAGGCCGCCCTGCTCGGCGTGCGGGCCGACCTGCTCGACGGCTACCAGGCCCGGCTCGCGGACGCGCTGACCCACCTGGGCCAGGCCCAAACCCAGGGCTACCGCATCCGGGCGGCAGAGCAGGCCGCCCTGGCCCGCGGGTACTTCGAGGTTCTGGCCCCCACCTACCGGGAGCAACGGGGCGAGGCGGCGCTCAAGACCGCCCGCGAGGCGTTCGTGGCCCTGCCCGGCAGCCTGCCCCGGGTCACCACCCTGATCAATGGCTTCCGGGCCGCGCCCCTGAGCGAGCGGGAGCGTGCCCGCCGCGCCTCCCAGGCCCTGCGCTACCTGAACCTGGTGCTGGTGGAGTACGCCCGCGGGGTGAGCGGCGCCGAGGGACACGTCGTCGTGAAGCGCGACCTGGAGATCACCGAGGCCCGCACCTTCCTGAGCGGCGCGGCCGGGGCCTTCGGGGACCTGGCCCCGCTCCTGGGGGACCAGTCCGGCGCCGACCGGGCCCGTCAGGCCTTCGAGACCCTCGCGGCGGACCTCGACCGGGCCGCGCGCCAGGAGAACGTCCCCTCGGCCGCGCGGGTGCAGCAGGGGGTGAAGGCCCTCTCCGCCCAGCTCAGTACCCTCTTCCCGGCGGCCTGGCAGCGGCACGACGCCAGCGGTGACCTCGACGTGATTCGCTCGCAACTCGACGCGGCGGTGCGCGCGGCCGCCAGCGGCGATTACGACCTCGCCGAGAGCGGGCGCCTCGACGCCTACGCCACCCTGGAGGGCGGCCCGGAGGCCCGGATCGCGGTGTTCGCCCCCGACCTCAAGCTGCGCCTCGAAGACCTCTTCTGGAACGGCGAACAGCCCAAGGGGCTCGCCCGCCTGATCCGGGAGCGCGGGGACGCGGCGGCCTTCGGGCAGACCCGGGCACAACTCGACGTGGCCCTGGACGACACGGCCAAGCTGCTGGGCACGGACGCGGCCCCGGCCGCCGTGGCGACCAACGCGGGCGTGATCGTCTTCCGCGAGGGGCTGGAGGCCGTGCTGATCCTGGCCGCCCTGATGGGCTCCCTGCGCCGCAAGCAGGTGCGGCACCTGCGCCGCCCGATGTGGGCGGGGGCGGCCCTCGCCTTGGTCGCCTCGGTGCTGACCTGGCTGCTGATGCAGGGCACCCTGGGGCTCTTCGCGCGCTTCGGGGAGAAGCTCTCGGCGGTGGTGAGCGTGATCGCCATCGGCGTGCTGCTGGTGATCATGAACTGGTTTTTCCACAACGTGTACTGGACCGACCGTATGGCCGCCTTCCAGCAGCAGAAACACCACCTGATGGGCGGGCGGGTGGGGGGGCACCTCGCGCAGGTGCTGGGCCTGGTCGTCCTGGGCTTCACCTCCATCTACCGCGAGGGCTTCGAGACGGTGCTGTTCCTCCAATCGCTGGTGCTGCAAAGCGGCACGGGGGTCGTGCTCACGGGGACCGGGCTGGGACTGGCCGCCGTGCTGGGCGTGGGTGTCCTGGTCTTCGCCCTCCAGGCCAAGCTGCCCATGAAGAAGCTGCTGGTTTGGACGGGTGGGATGATCTGCGCGGTGCTGTTCGTGATGGTGGGGAATACGGTCCACACCCTGCAACTGGTGGGGTGGCTGCCCGTCCACGCCCTGCCGGCGAGCTTCCCGGCGTGGGCGGGGCTGTGGTCGGGGCTGTACGCGACCTGGGAGGGTGTGGTGCTCCAGGTGGTGGCGGTGGTGGCGGTGATGGGGAGCTACTTCCTGGCCGAGGGCCTCAAGGAGCGCCAGCTTCACCGCCGGCTCGCCGCGTCCCCGTCGCGGTAA
- a CDS encoding ArsR/SmtB family transcription factor: MRTASQDDVCEVACVHPEAVARVRAVQPDASCVEDATSLLKMIADPTRFRILSALNAEELCVCDLAAVVGISESAVSHQLRLLRAHRLVAFRKEGRIAYYRLLDQHITSLIGGAVDHVRE, translated from the coding sequence ATGAGAACCGCTTCTCAAGACGACGTGTGCGAGGTGGCCTGCGTCCATCCTGAGGCGGTCGCCCGGGTGAGGGCCGTCCAGCCAGACGCGAGCTGTGTTGAGGACGCCACCAGCCTGCTCAAAATGATTGCCGACCCCACCCGCTTCCGCATCCTCAGCGCCCTGAACGCCGAGGAGCTGTGCGTATGCGACCTCGCCGCCGTGGTCGGCATCAGCGAGAGCGCCGTCAGCCACCAGCTCCGACTCCTGCGGGCCCACCGCCTGGTGGCCTTCCGCAAGGAGGGACGCATCGCCTACTACCGGCTGCTCGACCAGCACATCACCTCCCTAATCGGCGGCGCGGTGGACCACGTGCGCGAGTGA
- a CDS encoding cation diffusion facilitator family transporter, protein MSEHGHSHGANASARQLTLALALTGSFLVVEVIYGFLSGSLALLSDAGHMLTDVMALVLSLFAIRLGQRAADRRRTFGYRRAEILAAAVNAGALFAIGLYILFEAYRRLREPVEVQTTSMLVVAVLGLLVNVISARILVGGSQDSLNVKSAYLEVIGDLLGSVAVIVGALLIRFTGLTWIDPVLGALIGLWVLPRTWTLLRASVNVLLEGVPEGLDLDQLRSDLAALPGVREVHDLHVWSVTSGEHNLTAHLVAPAPAADLLSRVHEVAERHGIEHSTVQIEPPGAHAGHEGHLHP, encoded by the coding sequence GTGAGTGAGCACGGGCACAGCCATGGGGCGAACGCGAGCGCCCGCCAGCTCACCCTCGCCCTGGCCCTGACCGGCAGCTTCCTGGTCGTGGAGGTCATCTACGGCTTCCTCTCAGGCAGCCTGGCCCTGCTCTCCGACGCCGGGCACATGCTCACCGACGTGATGGCCCTGGTCCTGTCCCTGTTCGCCATCCGCCTCGGGCAGCGGGCGGCCGACCGGAGACGCACCTTCGGCTACCGCCGGGCGGAGATTCTGGCGGCGGCCGTGAACGCCGGGGCGCTCTTCGCCATCGGGCTGTACATCCTGTTCGAGGCTTACCGCCGCCTGCGCGAGCCGGTCGAGGTCCAGACCACCTCCATGCTCGTCGTCGCGGTGCTGGGGCTCCTGGTGAACGTCATCAGCGCCCGCATCCTGGTCGGCGGCAGCCAGGACAGCCTCAACGTGAAGTCCGCCTACCTGGAGGTCATAGGCGACCTGCTGGGCTCGGTGGCCGTGATCGTCGGGGCGCTGCTGATCCGCTTCACCGGCCTCACCTGGATCGACCCGGTGCTGGGGGCCCTCATCGGCCTGTGGGTCCTGCCCCGCACCTGGACCCTGCTCAGGGCCAGCGTGAACGTGCTGCTGGAGGGCGTGCCCGAGGGCCTGGACCTCGATCAGTTGCGATCCGACCTGGCGGCGTTGCCCGGGGTGCGGGAAGTCCACGACCTGCACGTCTGGAGCGTGACCAGCGGCGAGCACAACCTCACGGCGCATCTGGTGGCGCCCGCGCCCGCCGCCGATCTGCTCTCCCGGGTCCACGAGGTCGCCGAGCGGCACGGCATCGAGCACAGCACCGTCCAGATCGAGCCCCCAGGCGCCCACGCCGGGCATGAAGGACACCTGCACCCATGA
- a CDS encoding glutaredoxin family protein yields the protein MPEITLYTVPNCADCHAVKRLLTHHGAAFTEKNVRGDPEAVAEMQAKANVRIAPVTLIGEQAFYGPFDDQRPRILTALQGSRE from the coding sequence ATGCCCGAGATCACGCTCTACACCGTCCCGAACTGCGCGGACTGTCATGCTGTCAAGCGGCTGCTGACCCACCATGGCGCTGCCTTCACCGAGAAGAACGTGCGGGGGGACCCGGAAGCCGTGGCGGAAATGCAGGCCAAGGCAAACGTCCGCATCGCCCCCGTCACGTTGATCGGCGAGCAGGCCTTTTACGGCCCCTTCGACGACCAGCGCCCCCGGATTCTGACGGCCTTGCAGGGTTCCCGTGAGTGA